One Aliiroseovarius sediminilitoris DNA window includes the following coding sequences:
- a CDS encoding Lrp/AsnC family transcriptional regulator — protein MDQKDRQIIRALQQNGRMTNQDLAEAVNLSPSPCLRRLRNLETSGAIRGFSVDADAAAYGLPITVFVRIRLERHNAEDVQHFERRILSIDEVLECHVLTGATDYQLRVVVSDLEAYEDFIRNRIHPIGGIGSIDTSFVYGTVKKTAVFPRLD, from the coding sequence TTGGACCAAAAAGATCGCCAGATCATCCGTGCCTTGCAGCAGAATGGGCGCATGACCAATCAGGATCTGGCCGAGGCCGTGAACCTATCGCCATCCCCCTGCCTGCGGCGCTTGCGCAATCTTGAAACTTCTGGGGCCATTCGGGGTTTTTCCGTGGACGCCGATGCCGCCGCCTATGGCCTTCCGATCACGGTGTTCGTGCGCATCCGGCTGGAGCGTCACAACGCAGAAGACGTGCAGCATTTCGAACGGCGCATCCTGTCAATCGACGAGGTGTTGGAATGCCACGTGCTGACCGGCGCAACCGATTACCAACTGCGTGTGGTCGTGTCCGATCTGGAGGCGTATGAGGATTTCATCCGCAACCGCATCCACCCGATCGGTGGCATTGGATCAATCGACACCAGCTTCGTCTATGGCACAGTCAAGAAAACGGCGGTGTTTCCCCGGCTGGACTAA
- a CDS encoding glutathione S-transferase family protein, with amino-acid sequence MGLLQDGKWVDKWYDTKSSGGRFKRKDAQFRNWITPDGSAGPSGKAGFKAEPDRYHLYVSLACPWAHRTLIFRALKGLEEMIPISVVHWHMAQDGWTFHPVDGAMPDTVNGAEFLHQIYTTAQADYSGRVTVPVLWDKKTSTIVSNESSEIIRMFNSAFDGVGAKGGDFHPAPLRDEIDALNDRIYDTVNNGVYKAGFATTQDAYEEAVVPLFETLDGLEERLATQRYLTGTTITEADWRLFTTLVRFDPVYVGHFKCNLRRIVDYPNLWGYLRDLYQQTGIAATVNMTHIKNHYYGSHETINPSGVVPKGPVIDFDTPHDRAALG; translated from the coding sequence ATGGGATTGCTGCAAGACGGCAAATGGGTCGATAAATGGTATGATACGAAATCCAGCGGCGGGCGTTTCAAACGGAAAGACGCGCAGTTTCGCAACTGGATCACTCCCGATGGATCGGCCGGCCCCAGCGGCAAAGCCGGGTTCAAGGCGGAACCGGATCGCTATCACCTCTATGTCTCGCTCGCCTGCCCTTGGGCACATCGGACGCTGATCTTCCGCGCCCTGAAAGGGTTGGAGGAAATGATCCCGATTTCAGTTGTGCACTGGCACATGGCTCAGGATGGCTGGACCTTTCATCCGGTCGACGGCGCGATGCCAGACACGGTGAATGGCGCCGAGTTCCTGCACCAGATCTATACCACCGCACAGGCCGATTATTCGGGCCGGGTGACGGTGCCGGTTCTGTGGGACAAGAAAACCAGCACCATCGTGTCCAACGAAAGCTCGGAAATCATCCGCATGTTCAACTCGGCCTTCGATGGCGTCGGGGCGAAAGGTGGTGATTTCCATCCCGCGCCGCTGCGCGATGAGATCGACGCGCTGAATGACCGGATCTATGACACCGTCAACAACGGTGTCTACAAGGCGGGTTTCGCGACCACGCAGGACGCGTATGAAGAAGCGGTCGTGCCGCTGTTTGAAACGCTCGACGGTCTTGAAGAACGGCTGGCCACGCAGCGATACCTGACCGGAACCACAATTACCGAGGCCGACTGGCGCCTGTTCACGACGCTCGTGCGGTTCGATCCTGTCTACGTGGGTCATTTCAAGTGCAACCTGCGCCGGATCGTCGATTATCCGAACCTGTGGGGGTATCTGCGCGACCTGTATCAACAGACGGGCATCGCAGCGACGGTCAACATGACGCATATCAAGAACCACTATTATGGTAGTCATGAGACCATCAATCCCAGCGGTGTGGTGCCGAAAGGGCCGGTAATCGACTTCGACACGCCACATGACCGTGCAGCGCTGGGTTAG